A region of Dictyostelium discoideum AX4 chromosome 1 chromosome, whole genome shotgun sequence DNA encodes the following proteins:
- a CDS encoding EGF-like domain-containing protein — protein sequence MVFKNITKIFFILISLNLVFSIVPPFNEYNWVSLIKNKFSTTYNGDLCGDYIDCDPQTGSVIGITILSTNINNEKLNISDIDCLPNLEKLHTENVAIEEGFIYHTFSSLKSLTILNSGNSLIDGITQMLPNYDYFELSSSEFGGKDLNLINIANVKKFKSGVGFVNLVYSSFPSNFKTIEISIYALNYIDFSSFPRFKSVAFFFNKNFDLETKQYFPTISTDLMNITHNIGDLLGESTEFYGHTNFKINTLNILSRVTPPSQYIDFSKNLNYKTIRLINFGNFNFNFPIINIQKNTTVEVMNGFLNKMPPISEWGDSNNHVSLQSVNIVAQLPNYTGSAEFVKLSKNQIGGTIDKSWCNTELIVPNNLLGGCFTCYFDNPEVPGIDDPGYAMFDRFTDNSFTNHNKSINCPTFLPRVTVLQRNPPQIKVFGQDIGYDPRNWLVNGTIGFSDVKKVLIGREYHLTLTSGSFIDVDYFSVLFKLPFNASYTFALVDKPPQLDTITVYSDSVITIEGSYFSSYMGHLSQSITVGGVECIPESTSFFNIVCNTYPETLFSSFSQDFVINVEGRETMVTISTHIVSTNYMQCPNRCTNTTTGICDMYSGACTCHRGYRGKDCSLASLTCPSNDLTSVCSGNGLCNSTNGECVCNSGFQSDDCSIPVLNCPTENTSKCSGFGTCNNITGICTCDDNHQSTDCSIPFVKCPSINIFECSGFGKCENTTGVCTCDELSFSDDCSLHNCLEPSCNSNGKCDLSIGQCKCNSLFTGDDCLIPLHFVSSIIPSLETGGPAIFYGYFGDLRSNLKLSIGGLPCQITFNSSNLINCTAPPGSGIKSITVTQNDIVWRGKDIYKYISNFLKCPNDCSNNGRCNQTTLECDCFPNFGSFDCSGSIDNIPKSNVTIDTNSSTTVIKNQEINFQIYYKQLLEVDYNGKIIKQYNLNNNWNSNKSSSSSSSLDQIEHIFTQSINDGNNQCKIISNIKEILKKQEISFADTIFKLEPNSIKLTISIQNYTYQNNLNTLKLEMVASVNQDDNDNENDCNENESNIDTSNSNDLSLFNYIKISKNNKLFSGRFINRVLSDGVSTFLSSTTTTSSLDSVIVSLNLPHCKKECLIDPDFSVLVTSKFQQNCEKDDNNNKKYVIPVAVVVSVVGATAIAGAAYLFYRKKFVENQLKIKLKIFNKQN from the exons atggtctttaaaaatattaccaaaatattttttattttaatttctcttaaTTTGGTATTTTCCATAGTTCCACCTTTCAATGAATATAACTGGgtttcattaataaaaaataaattttccaCAACTTATAATGGTGATTTGTGTGGGGATTATATTGATTGTGATCCCCAAACAGGTTCAGTTATTGG aattacAATATTGAGCACAAATATAAACAACGAAAAACTTAATATCAGTGATATTGATTGTTTaccaaatttagaaaaacTTCATACTGAAAATGTTGCTATTGAGGAAGGATTCATTTATCACACATTTTCTTCACTAAAGTCATTAACCATTTTAAATTCAGGAAATAGTTTGATTGATGGAATAACTCAAATGTTACCAAATTATGACTACTT tgaaTTATCAAGTTCAGAATTTGGtggtaaagatttaaatttaattaatattgcaaatgttaaaaagtttaaaagtGGTGTTGGTTTTGTTAATTTAGTATATAGTTCATTTCCAAGTAATTTCAAGACAATTGAAATTAGTATATATGCGTTAAATTATATTGACTTTTCCAGTTTTCCAAGATTTAAAAGtgttgcttttttttttaataaaaattttgatttagaAACAAAGCAGTACTTTCCAACCATTTCAACTGATTTAATGAATATCACACACAATATTGGTGATTTATTAGGTGAATCAACAGAATTTTATGGTcatacaaattttaaaatcaatactttaaatattttatcaagAGTTACACCACCTTCACAGtatattgatttttcaaaaaatttaaactatAAAACCATTAGATTAATCAATTTtggtaatttcaatttcaattttccAATTATAaacattcaaaaaaatactaCAGTTGAGGTAATGAACGGATTTCTAAATAAAATGCCTCCAATTTCAGAATGGGGAGATTCAAACAACCATGTTTCATTACAATCTGTAAATATTGTTGCCCAACTTCCTAATTATACTGGCTCTGCAGAATTTGTCAAGttatcaaaaaatcaaattggaGGAACAATCGATAAATCATGGTGTAATACTGAATTGATTGTTCCCAATAACTTATTAGGAGG ttgttTCACATGTTACTTTGATAATCCAGAAGTACCAGGAATTGATGACCCAGGTTATGCAATGTTTGATAGATTTACTGATAATTCATTTACAAAtcataataaatcaataaattgtCCAACATTTTTACCAAGAGTAACAGTTTTACAAAGAAATCCACCTCAAATTAAAGTATTTGGACAAGACATTGGATATGATCCTCGTAATTGGTTAGTTAATGGTACAATTGGGTTTTCAGATGTTAAAAAGGTTTTAATTGGCAGAGAGTATCATTTAACATTAACAAGTGGAAGTTTTATTGATGTGGACTACTTTTCAGTTTTATTCAAGTTACCATTTAATGCAAGTTATACATTCGCACTTGTAGATAAACCACCACAACTTGATACTATTACTGTCTATTCCGATTCTGTAATTACAATTGAGGGAAGTTACTTTTCAAGTTACATGGGTCACTTATCTCAATCAATTACAGTTGGCGGAGTTGAATGTATTCCTGAATCAACATCATTCTTTAATATAGTATGTAATACATACCCAGAgactttattttcatcattttctcAAGATTTTGTAATCAATGTTGAAGGAAGAGAAACTATGGTAACAATTAGTACACATATAGTATCAACAAATTATATGCAATGTCCAAATAGATGTACCAATACAACTACTGGTATATGTGATATGTATAGTGGAGCATGTACATGTCATAGAGGATACCGTGGTAAAGACTGTTCTTTGGCAAGTTTAACATGCCCATCAAATGATTTGACTTCAGTTTGTAGTGGAAATGGTCTTTGTAATTCGACAAATGGTGAATGTGTATGCAATTCTGGTTTCCAATCTGATGATTGTTCAATTCCTGTTTTAAACTGTCCAACTGAAAATACATCTAAATGTAGTGGATTCGGTACATGTAATAATATAACAGGTATTTGTACATGTGATGATAATCATCAATCTACAGACTGTTCAATTCCATTTGTTAAATGCCCTTCAATCAATATATTTGAATGTAGTGGATTTGGGAAATGTGAAAATACAACAGGTGTATGTACTTGTGATGAACTTAGTTTTAGTGATGATTGCTCATTACATAATTGTTTAGAACCAAGTTGTAATTCAAATGGTAAATGTGATTTGTCAATTGGCCAATGTAAATGCAACTCTTTATTTACAGGTGATGATTGTTTAATACCACTCCATTTCGTTAGTTCAATTATTCCATCATTAGAAACTGGTGGTCCTGCAATTTTTTATGGTTATTTTGGTGATTTAcgttcaaatttaaaattatcaattggtggTTTACCATGTCAAATTACATTCAActcttcaaatttaataaattgtaCAGCACCACCTGGTTCTggtattaaatcaataacaGTCACTCAAAATGATATTGTTTGGCGTGGTaaagatatttataaatatataagtaattttttgaaatgtcCAAATGATTGTTCAAATAATGGTAGATGTAATCAAACTACACTCGAATGTGATTGCTTCCCAAATTTTGGTTCATTCGATTGCAGtggttcaattgataatattccAAAATCAAATGTTACAATTGATACAAATTCAAGTACAACtgtaattaaaaatcaagaaattaatttccaaatttattataaacaattattagaaGTCGATTATAAtggtaaaataattaaacaatataatttaaataataattggaattcaaataaatcttcatcatcatcatcatcattagaTCAAATTGAACATATATTCActcaatcaattaatgatggtaataatcaatgtaaaattatatcaaatataaaagaaattttaaaaaaacaagaaattTCATTCGCAGATACTATATTCAAATTAGaaccaaattcaatcaaattaACAATctcaattcaaaattatacatatcaaaataatttaaatacattaAAACTTGAAATGGTTGCATCAGTTAATcaagatgataatgataatgaaaatgattgtaatgaaaatgaatcaaaCATTGATACAagtaattcaaatgatttatcactatttaattatattaaaatttcaaaaaataataaattatttagtgGTCGTTTTATTAATAGAGTACTTTCTGATGGTGTTTCGACATTTTTAAGctcaacaactacaacatcaTCTTTAGATTCAGTTATCGTTTCATTAAATCTTCCACATTGTAAAAAAGAATGTTTGATTGATCCTG atttttcaGTTTTAGTAACATCCAAATTTCAACAAAATTGCGaaaaagatgataataataataaaaaatatgttaTACCTGTAGCTGTTGTAGTTTCAGTTGTTGGTGCTACAGCAATAGCTGGTGCTGCATACCTTTTTTATCGTaaaaaatttgttgaaaatcaattaaaaattaagttaaagatttttaataaacaaaactaa
- the abcG20 gene encoding ABC transporter G family protein, whose product MSNSNNNNNNKKLAISLKNVCRGYGNTKVIDNLNLQIKSGTINCLIGASGSGKTTILRTILGRLIPDSGEVLVFGKRPHDIGGVPGSICGFCPQEGALYYDLTLDHTLNFFSNVHQIPKDKFESKKNEIIKLLDLPQINSRSVGLLSGGQKKRVSLAVALLHSPKLLILDEPTVGIDMEVASNIWSYLRSLANSGVTIIITTHYINEAVGSDNVFLLRDGKILENGAPNYLIERYESQTLEEVFLKLCKRDNAQSIVDSKKNNNNSYFSSQEIIDVESHIVNNNNNNNNNNNNNNYNNNDDEENYNDDIYNDKKPLIGISKEDENNTNGSTNKESGILFRFYKVLLHSVAIGKRKFIQIIRNKVVLSFELLSPSVQVLLYFLAIGGSPKNLEFGVVNLDVGPIGSMYINSLSNTGIFNFHNYNSTTEAIEQIKSGNSFGLLDINAQFSEAILENFMNLSQYNPNGQIDLYMDFTNYQITLIVEQQLALSFETLAKQQANITMNPIKTVTPTVYGNPNSKFIDFLAPGMVCLISFAHAISITSVSFVKEKVDGSLDRLFAYGVRTSSIVFGHFLGHLPLLLVQITVLLLIAIYGFNVPIEGNIALVFLMTVSLAFVGMSLGLVISAVSRVETEAIQLSLGVYFPTLICSGTLWPLQSLPNWFVWFPNILPATHAGNAMRDIMLKGVGLHYKEVWVAFLVVLSWLIFLIFIAVLALNEKDKNLKLSCFKKRK is encoded by the exons atgagtaatagtaataataataataataataaaaagctggcaatatcattaaaaaatgtttgtAGAGGGTATGGTAATACAAaagtaattgataatttaaatttacaaattaaaagtggtacaattaattgtttaattggagcaagtggtagtggtaaaaCCACTATCCTTAGAACTATATTAGGTCGTTTAATACCAGATAGTGGTGAAGTATTAGTATTTGGTAAGAGACCACATGATATTGGTGGTGTGCCAGGATCAATATGTGGCTTTTGTCCACAAGAAGGTGCACTATATTATGATTTAACCTTGGATCATacattaaatttcttttcaaatgTTCATCAAATACCAAAagataaatttgaatcaaaaaaaaatgaaatcatcAAACTTTTAGATTTACCTCAAATTAATTCTCGTTCAGTTGGTTTATTAAGTGgtggtcaaaaaaaaagagtttcATTAGCTGTTGCATTATTACATTctccaaaattattaattttagatga aCCAACAGTTGGTATTGATATGGAAGTTGCATCAAATATTTGGAGTTATTTAAGATCATTAGCAAATTCAGGagttacaattattattacaacgCATTATATAAATGAAGCAGTTGGTTCTGAtaatgtatttttattaagaGATGGTAAAATCCTTGAAAATGGTGCcccaaattatttaattgaaagatATGAATCACAAACACTTGAAgaagtatttttaaaactttgtAAACGTGATAATGCTCAATCAATTGTTGattcaaaaaagaataataataattcttatTTTTCTTCTCAAGAAATTATTGATGTTGAATCACATATTgtcaacaataataataataataataacaataataataataataattataataataatgatgatgaggaaaattataatgatgatatttataatgataaaaaaccattaattggtatttcaaaagaagatgaaaataatacaaatggttcaacaaataaagaaagtggaattttatttagattttatAAAGTATTATTACATTCTGTTGCAATTGGTAAAAGAAAgtttattcaaattattagaaataaagttgtattatcatttgaattgTTATCACCAAGTGTTCAAGTATTGTTATACTTTTTAGCTATTGGTGGTAGTCCAAAGAATTTAGAATTTGGTGTGGTGAATTTAGATGTTGGTCCTATTGGTTCAATGTATATCAATAGTTTATCAAATACTGGTATATTCAATTTCcataattataatagtacCACTGAAGCAATTGAACAAATTAAATCTGGAAATTCATTTGGTTTATTGGATATAAATGCTCAATTTTCAGAGGCAATCCTTGAAAATTTTATGAATCTATCACAGTATAACCCAAATGGtcaaattgatttatatatGGATTTTACAAATTATCAAATCACTCTTATAGTTGAGCAACAGTTGGCATTATCTTTTGAAACATTAGCTAAACAACAAGCAAATATAACAATGAATCCGATTAAAACTGTAACGCCAACAGTCTATGGTAACCCAAATTCAAAGTTTATAGATTTTTTAGCACCTGGTATGGtttgtttaatttcattCGCTCATGCTATCTCAATTACGTCGGTTAGTTTTGTCAAAGAGAAAGTTGATGGTAGTTTAGATAGATTGTTTGCCTATGGTGTTAGAACTTCGTCAATTGTGTTTGGCCATTTCCTCGGTCATTTACCATTGTTACTTGTGCAAATCACTGTATTACTATTGATTGCAATCTATGGTTTCAATGTACCAATTGAGGGTAATATAGCATTGGTATTCTTAATGACTGTATCTTTAGCCTTTGTTGGGATGAGTCTTGGTTTAGTCATTAGTGCAGTTAGTAGAGTTGAAACAGAAGCCATTCAATTATCATTAGGTGTTTATTTCCCAACTCTAATTTGTAGTGGTACTCTTTGGCCATTACAATCTTTACCAAATTGGTTTGTATGGTTCCCAAATATTTTACCGGCTACCCATGCTGGTAATGCAATGAGAGATATTATGTTAAAAGGTGTTGGATTACATTACAAAGAAGTTTGGGTTGCTTTCTTAGTTGTTTTATCTTggttaatatttttaattttcattgcAGTTTTagcattaaatgaaaaagataaaaatttaaaattatcatgttttaaaaagagaaaataa